The genomic region AtcatttttgttggtttttttttgttttgctatggTAGCAGTGAATGTGTTAAttacctttatttatttattccgtcaaataagcaaaaacaagaacaaaatatcCATCCGGTGCTGTTGATACAAATAGAACTCACCTGAATGGGGTTTTGCAGAGtaatcttatttaaatttaaagccaCGGAGGCTGCCATAGTCGAGAGGGCTAAAGCGTGATTGCCAATCGGTTGATATCGTGAGCGAAGACCTCTAATGGGCATGCAaattcaaataatagaaaaaaattttactctctGTTTCGACAGGATTTCTGCCAAGGAATAGTTTCTCATAATAACTATCCGCCGTTTGGTGGCTGCTTAGAACTGTAACACCTAATTAAAACGTACAAAAAGATGTACAGGGCGACAtattggcaaatttttaatacttttttaattaaattttcttttacttttttttataaaaatatagttcaattatatagtatatacacCTATATACACAGCGCCATATATagcaaaattttgattattttttattttttgtttgaatttatttattatatatttataaaaaatgtacttcATACcacaagaaaaactaaaaagtttaaaaatttgtataaaattaaaaaacaaaaaaatgatttttttaaaataatttcgaacTTTCTAGTGAGAAGTTTTAGAAATATGCTGGGTATATTTAGGTATAGTATTGTGTAATTTCAAATGGCTCAAAAAGTGTGTtggtttctgaaattttttttttcggacgaTTGGgcgaaacttttttatatacagCACAAGAAtgccgaaaaaaaagaaaaattataaaaaatcaacgcaaattttgagccacttcaaacttacagTTTTTTGTATCAGAATTCTATgtgctaaaaaattgtatacccgaaatttttctaaacattcTGATTAAAAGAGGTAGCAATTTTTATGGCGAAAGTTGATCTTTTAagttatatatttgtatgatgtagataaataaatattcaaaacattACAATATGTTCCGCAACTATtgttgtgaacacaggtgtatataccatataattgaaatatacttttataaaaaaataaaagaaaataaataataatagtcaaaatttggcaatatgtcgcgctgttaaaaacaaaaatataaaaaaaattgcgttaCATGCAAGAAAATCCATAACACCGTCaacacgaaaaaaaacaacagtcaAGGCGAATTTTTTAGTCACTTTAAAATGGctcaattaaattcaattttcctaaaaaatctgattaaaaagtttgaagtttgaatgaaaatttattaaattaaaaaaaaaaaaataaatgtaaaacctTTGTTatgaagtttaaaattttagtttattcaaTTGTAATATGTAAACACAATACTCGATGTTGTTTTCATAGCAGTTCATCAAGTCCTGCCAGTATGGTGtagtcaagaatgatagaaacgaGATTGCGCCCATCACATACTCGGCCaatgtgcagtgttgccaaccatttgctcttcgcaataaatttagtgttttttaatatatcaaaatgcgaaactttttaagttggtgtttgtttcttatttttagtttaaagctaccgaaactattatataagttaaaaaaaacttgataatgaattttgatattttgaaaatgtaaatttaattttttgctctttttaaggttatgcaagaatattaaatttcagtgtgtctttatatccaaagctaggcaacactgcagtagcgagagagagatttgactgctgaaagcagaagaacactaacaacaacagcaattgcgggcaatgcgaccagatgttaaaaaaagtaaagctaaaaaaaactgagtgaattattgaactaattttttaaaaatgtatattttacaaaactacaaacattatattttaattagaacaggctagaaaaatgtcatgaagagaGAATTGAAACTTCGAGactaaataaccaaaaaaaaaaatgctaaatcaagttacgaaaatggaaatctggccatactggtgctaatacgacgcaactcattgtcaaattcgctgagagcaaagtaacggtaccacgataggcgtcatctcattattctttccatcatgccgtgtagtcaccgatcgtcatcaTGTATCTCaataacggtaggcccagaaaacatgctgtttcgacggttTGAACGATGAGGTCATGTGAATAGGTGCTTACTTTCGAGCGGGATAACTTCACATGCCAGGCACCCAATACTTGTTAATGAGATCCCATTCCAATTGTTTAACATACCGGAATGACTCAGGTTTTCCCCGACCTAGGGCTGCCGCTGCAGCAAATCTGATCTGAGGTTGGCACCAATACATGTGCGGAAcattgtatatgaaaaaaattctaagcatcgtttgcgaaaaaaatctcaaaagtcAGCGCGaacgtttcgaacttcataacgtccacacaatggttctcaaattcaccagacgtgaatccgattgattattctctttgggccattttggagagcaaggttcgaactaaaaatttcaccagtctcgaggcgctgaaaaaaaacattgcccgcgagtgggtCACAATACCGGcaaatcacattcgggcagcttgcgattcgtttctggaccgtctcaaggccatagtcaaggcaaaaggtggtcatatagagaaaaagtaaactgattcttaattttgtaatattttcacacattttttactttgaactgAAATATATGGGCTTTATAATTGGTTAgaacttcgagtgccggaccatGTAGAAATATTGGGAATACTCCAAAACGGTGAAGTGACTGTGTGAGCACAACATTTGTCTATATCTTGCTCGATTTCTTTAAGCGGTTATATACAATCCGTTACCTGAAGAAATTGTAATACTTTTTATTCCCTTGTGTACGTACTactgctcttcttcttcttaattggcgcgataaccgcttacgcgattttggcccgccagtcgtttctttctcgtgctaaccggcgccagttggacacaccaagtgaagccaagttcttctccacctgatcttttcaacgcagaggatgTCTTCCTGTGCTACCATCAACTGgcaccgtatcgaatactttcagagccggagcgtttgtatccgttcggatgacatgacccagccaacgtagtcgctggatctttattcgctgcgctatgtttatgcCGTCGGAAAGTTCACTGCAGAACTGTATACACGGGTATAAAAAGTAGTTCATGGTGGTCAAAAAATATGTTCGGGCATGTGTTGTAATTCAGTTCCGAGTGAATTTCGTTGAAAATTTCCGGttatcacttttttttaattattctaccTAATTCTACTAATGTCAAAACGAATGACTTGTTTTCTGTTGTTTCCTTTTTTAGCGTTAACGCGAGTTTTGAAACATAAAATACGATTTTGATGAATTATCtactttattttttcgtttaatcaccaaatttatatatttacatacagatGTATGCAGTCGTGTAGTTGTTCTTAACTGATATATTAcgtacttgaattttttttattttatattacaggaaatttgatatttaatCACTGGCAATATAAACAGATACGAGTTTGATTTGAACCTCAACAGAATATCCGTGCACACACAGGCCAAAGAATCACAAATAGAAGCGAAAAGCAACTAACACAGATAGAAGTATTGCGAGTGTACGTGACAAAGGCAATCTGATAGTCCTCAGATCCCCAGACAGACAATTAGACGATAGTGCCCCAGTGAcgctgcaataaaataaaaaacaaaagcaaacattAAAAACATTGCGGGAGGTGCGCCATCGCTATCGGTGCTATTTTCTGTTTTACGCCGTGCTTTTGCATTGTGTGTGGTTTTCAAATTGATAGCCAGCGTGAGGCAGCGTAAGGGAGGTGGAACCACGTACATATAAACAATCACTTATCAGAGCGCTGATATAGACAACACAAGTTATCGCTGGGTACACACActtccacatacatatatataatatattgcatACTTATTTGAAGACTCAATAATAACAACagtaatcagaaaaaaatatcaaccaaAAAGTGCTGGTACAAGcgcaataacacaaaaaaaaaagcagcgtcgtcgtcgtcgtgaaaacacaaaaaataagataaataaaagcaaagaaataaataaataaaaaagaaaaaaattaaaatagcaaaataaaccGTAGCGCACTAAATGCGGACAAAATAAAGAGCAACGCGCAGTGGATGCCGTTGAGTTGTTGTTGAATCGTGGAGCAACATACAAGTTGGTAAAGTAAATGGTCGCGCGAAACGAGTCGACTCAAAAATTCAGACCCAGTGCTAAAGTGAATGTTGTTGAATAGTTGTGGTTGCCTTGCTTCACTTGTGTTGCTCTAATTGTTGCAAGTGCTTTGGAGTGTGCAGCAGCACCTACATAGATATTATTGGTAGTGGAGTGTGGAGGTGTGGATGTGAGTAGTGGCGTAGTCTTACAGATTCACAAGCGATTTTACTAAAAAGCAGACGAAGCGAAAAGTTGGATTTTTACagatttcttttgttgttggtaAGTCGGATATTCATTTGATGTGTGCAGCGTGTCAGTtgcgttttgtttttagtttttctgttttttctttttcttttgctttttactGAAGTTTGAATGCTTTGGGTTTAATCGATTGAAGTTAATTGAAattcttttctcttttcttcCACAACAGCTGACGTTATTGACGCTTAACGAGATCAACAAGAAATCAACTACATATAAATAGCAGTAAAAAGGCCAAGCAAAGCAGCCgaagtacatatacacatataaatcAAACACTTATATacgtctacatacatacatacacacaagtgTTCTAGTATCCTAGCGGAGTTAAATCATTACAGCACACAATGGTGAAGACATTTCAAGCCTATTTGCCGTCCACGAATCGGACGTATTCATGTGTTCATTGCCGTGCGCATCTCGCCTCGCACGATGAGCTTATCTCCAAATCGTTCCAGGGCAGTCAGGGACCTGCCTATCTCTTCAATTCGGTGGTGAATGTGGCATGCGGTCAAACGGAGGAGCGTGTTCTGCTCACTGGTCTACACGCTGTTGCAGATATCTATTGTGAATGCTGTAAAACACCATTAGGCTGGAAATACGAGCATGCATACGAGTCCAGTCAAAAATACAAGGAGGGCAAATACATCATTGAGTTGGCGCACATGATCAAGGAGAACGGCTGGGATTGAACGGCAATGGTCGAGCTGGTGGTGCTGATGCGATCGTGCCGATCGCGTATGATGAAACGACGAAACGTAGCGGAGGCGACGGCGAAGGCAGTGCGTTCTAATGTGGCTGACAATGATAGAGTTGGACAAAATGTTGATGATATTGCATTTGGAGATGGACTCGGTATTGGTGTTGGTATAGGTGTTGGCTTGTGAGTAACGACGGAGAAAGTAACTGAAGTTGAAAAGTGGTGACGGTCAGATATGAACATTGAGTTGATTGATGTAGTGTGCGATGTGTCGAGGCAAGATTGGTGTCGGTAttgaaaatgttaaaacaaaaaaattatatttttgcgaAGCAGAGTTGAAAGTAAAGTGAAATTGCGAtggtattttaatatatatttgcaaGATGGGATTAAGTCTATAATAACAACTGCTATCTACCAGCTCTTTCAAGGATATAActctattttagtttatttacaaacatagatgtacatacatacatatatacctgcaTACATAAAAGCAGCAGCTGTATACTCGTAACCAATCTACACGCTCCTCTATCGACAGACATACGTACACCGTGCCTAGCCTCCGCCAATACTCACTCACACCGATATTTCCTGactaaaatttatataagtcCTTCTCTTCGGAcaacaaataacaataacaaaagcaaatcCGCAAAAAAGCCTTGCAAATATTCGCTTCAATAAACCAGTTGCATGTCTTGctggctttttgttttttgaacaaCAGTGtgacaacaaacaaacaagcaaaatttgtgGGCTatgcaaaaattttcgaatcaaacaaaaaaacataaattacgTTGGGTAAATGTTGAGATGCAAATAAAAGCCCACCAATGCATGCAAGTTGGTGGACACCATCAGAGCGCTAGAGCGTTGACGCAGTTGCGAAGCTAGCGGAAATGGAAAGCACAAATGGCGCGAATTTTGTAAAGCTGAAAATTTGGAACTGTCAACGCTGTTACTGCCACTGCCCTGCCGTTCCTTTCAACATTTCAACTACATTTCCTTACTACGCTCACTCTGGCTATTGTTGCTTGCCGCCACTGCAActgcaatacaaaaacaaaataaaattgttagctacaaaattcattgaaaatatgACCCTAATAATGCACAGAAAAGCTCGACATAAAAGGTAgtaactaaaattttgaaactacagagcattcaattttgatatcTGGCATTAATAGCAGGCTGACTTTTCCAAAATCAAGCAACACATTTCTTAGACTCCGAAGACTGCGGCTTCTTCGCTCTGACATGGatggataataatttttaatggatacttatttatttttatgttattattaaTCAGACAAAGTGCATTACTACGCCTTGTATCCATGCAACTTGtgtatattttttagaatttttactaGATGTGAGCAATAGATACTTCGTTGTAATTTTAAGTTGTACTATGTGCGTTTTTTGTGTGCTTTCCTTGTGAACACTTACAACTATTCTACTTTTAACTTCTAATCCAACAAATCATGAattgtgtttgttttatattttaaatgtaaaattagCAATAGATGAATGACGTAAATATTTCGACTTATTAAGTGTTAGCAGTTGTCGAATATTtcggtaaaaaataataacaaatctgCTAACCGTCGACAACgaagtataaaaaacaaatgagcaaaaatatcccagtatattttttataagaaattttgtcAACATTACATTGTTGTTGTGTTCGTCAATAATATTTCACACAATCAATTCGggacataaatacatatttgtctATTAATTTACCGCTGCATAATTTAGCACATTTTGCTTGAACGATAGAAATACATTTGAATGTTTGTCTACATATATTTAGAGTACTAGATTATATTGATAAGCGAATATTACCAACATAATGATACCATATGTCACGACAGTTagttaaaatcgatttttgaaattattgtaatttagaaaaaataaataattattgtattCTAAAATGATAAGGCATTGCAGACTGCTGAGAAAAAGAAAGAGTATGTGATGGTACGATAGGAGCAAAGAAGGTTTAAATTATCAGAGCGATTTTGTGAAGCATTAAGTGGAAGTATCGCGTAAGTCTTAAAAGAAGTTGTAAAGCAATGCAGTGTAAGATTTGTGTAACAATAGCTAAAGGAAAAACGTATTCAAGTAAgaacaaaaactaaacaaacaaaacaaaaaacaaaatgaaaaaaaaattcatagtaAAAAGCTGCCGAAAGCGGCAGATGATGACGAGCTTGTGATTGTATAGGTATAGAATGCTCTAAGAAATTTTTCAACACCTTTAGAGGATAGCAGAAAGGGCAATATGTGCACTGCAGTTAATTCGAGTCTCGGAAAGACTGATATTAGTTCTAGGCAGTTACGCAAGCATAATTGAATTGTTAGCGAAAAAAGAAAAGCGTTTCTTTTGCAGCGCACAAAGCTAATTATTGTTTGTGAGcatattgaagaaaaatggtgagcatattaaaaaaaaatttaaataacaattaaaatattttttatcataaaaaaaacacattttttaacttaggcatcattttttaaataacgccTTAAATAATTCTTCCTTTCCAAATAACGTTCTTTGAAGTGATGGTACTAGACTTggccatttttgaggttatataCGAATTGCTGTTGTAATGCTATTCAACATCTAAAagtcatacatacttatacatcgTGTAAATCGTACTAATATATTTGACGTAGGTCCGTATTCGAAACCCACTCTGAACCCCCACATGAAATATCAGATTATAGAAAAAGCAGACtgctttggccggatataaatactTGTACACACAGCCATTCAGACAATTTTAACTGTTGAGGAAaggtttaaatatttatatttatcaacTATATTCTTCGCATGGTAAATCCtaatttatgaacatttttatcaatgctactttgaagtttttaaacatttctgGAAAACGATAAATAACAAGTTTTTAAATGGTTCGAAACACAAATGAAAAACTCTATATTTTCGTAAGAATATGTAATAAATGAAGATAACCTCAAAAATCTGTATGAAtgtgacatttttcttttttatcaatGCAAACAGCTTTTGTAGTTTGTTTTCAAAGGTTTTGCAGTTTGgtaaaaatcgtttaaatggttaacaaaaaattttaaaatttgtttgcaaagaATTTGTAATTAAGAAAGATAACCTGAAAAGTTATAGCTCAGATGGGCATATTTGTTTTAACGAAACATTAAAGGTACCTAATTCTATGCCCATTTTccgttttatatgtatatttaaaaaattattaattaatctgAAACAATCGAAACCTTGATTTCTAAAACTTTACTAAATGCAAAGtgagttatttttaaaatttataaataactgcTTGCCCTAACCTCTAACCATGCGTACGGTGCTAGGCTTTttctttcacataaaaaaaaatcgagcatgTACTTTTTAGGGGAAAAAATGCGTGATACCttagcgaaaaaattaaaaaaatcggtgATAATTTGTAGTCATTTAAAACCTGCACTTttatataccaaaattcaatgagctataaaactgtatatttagaaaaattctaaaaattctggttaaaaaatttaaagttttgatgaaattaaataaaaaaatttacagggCTTTGCAGATTTGCGttgtatggttttttttttgtagtatgagctacatatatttttagaaaaaatagtgTTAATAATTTTGCACAGCCCGTTATGAGAAAAAATAGTAGAATTAATAGTGCTTAGTGCAAGTATATCTATGCTATGTGAACGATAGTGTTGCGAAAAACGTCAAAGctcaagaaattaaaaagaatatttatgACAAAAGCTTGAAGGTTTTCAATCGTTCATTGCTccttaagtaaaagtaaagacaTATTTATATCTAATGAGATAGTGTTAAAAAGGGAAACTggtttagatcgatcaaaaaatcgatttttttattgcataaatcgttagtaaatataactactcaagaatatgtggtaaaaattttaaagcgaaattcgcattattcccaaTTCTATGAGCATTTAAGTGAGTGCCCGTCGATTCCGCACCATACCGtgcgttagttagaacgacgtttttctcgaaactacttcttttcaactggtgggcactcAAGCTCAAAATGTTATACACCAatcgttataaatttttttcggagTATTCTTTGTTCAATCCTAATCcatatgaacctaattttgggattatattatcattaaaaatatttttttttaagcaaaatagatgaaaaaatatggtacaaaaactactttgtgttcaagcgcctcaaaagcatgcaattttcaatattttttttaccataattaagttcatattcttaggaaatatgttgttaataaaaaaaaatgctgttggTTTCAGAGAAAAATCAcaacttcaggaattcccaccagcaagacactcggatggcgatcgtccatggacagcacgctctaacgccactatctcccACGGAAATagcttaaaacaaatttaaaagtgtacctaaaaatataaataaaatatcctctaaacttaagcaatttctgattattccttctttcttcaaaaaattctcgaaaaacaccaaaattttggcctcctaaaccggtttaCCCCcttcatttttttccttgttcattcctctcgggagcataggacctcgataCGATTCAGTCTTGCGttagtttcgttaatctattttgatttctgacgggGTAGGTGACTAGTGTTAATAAATATCTTTCTCAATTTTTTGCATAGCATAAAGTACTCACGTTATGTAGCGGTCTTTCCTGCATAAACTTAATtggaaaaaactaattttgtttttgattactAAGTTTCTCCAGCAATCCGGCGTTTGCAAACTCAATATAATTGCATTGTATTTTTGATACAAGGTTTATAACACTCGTTAAGTTTTGTTAGCAAAATCCTTAAAATAACCGTTTGC from Anastrepha obliqua isolate idAnaObli1 chromosome 2, idAnaObli1_1.0, whole genome shotgun sequence harbors:
- the LOC129239702 gene encoding protein yippee-like produces the protein MVKTFQAYLPSTNRTYSCVHCRAHLASHDELISKSFQGSQGPAYLFNSVVNVACGQTEERVLLTGLHAVADIYCECCKTPLGWKYEHAYESSQKYKEGKYIIELAHMIKENGWD